In Pseudomonas sp. HR96, the DNA window GTCATAGGCGCCGCGCTCAGCGCGCCGCCGCCGCTCTGGTAACCGGTGCGCGCCCCTTGAGGGCCCGCTCAGTCATTGCAATAGCGCGCGTTTTCCGCGCTGTTGCACGCCTTGTAGGCAGGCCTCGGACGGTTTTCCAGCTTGGGCGGGGGTGGCGGCTCGGTGGTGACGATCCGCTCGACCTTGTAGTTGTATTTGACGTTATAACCGGACTGCAGAATCTTGATCGCCTTCTCGTTGACCTTCTGCGGCGTGTCGTCTTCGGGGGTCAGGCTGTACAGCCGGGTTCGCGCCGTACTTGCGGCCCAACTGGCCTGCCCCTTTTCAGGGGGGCAAGGGACCTGGGCGAAGGTGATATGCCCTTGCGGGTCGACGCATTTGAACGCGTCGGCACTGGCCATGACGCTGGGGCCCAATACCAGGGCCAGTGAAGCGAGAATCTTGAACATCTGGCACATCCCTGTTGTTTAACGCCTGGCCATTATATCGACACCACCCAGTACCGACCAAGTCCCCGAAAGCCGCTGAATGTCCCACCGGGCGCACTGACTGACGAACGGGCCGCAAAGCCGTTACTCAAGCGGTCAGTGGGGGCTATAGTGGTTTTGCTACGGCGCAAGGAGTGTGCCGAATCAAGCCGTTCACTGAAATCTCAGCTGCATACATGGCGATATGCCATACCCCAGAACAAGTAACGAGTTGGTACTGCTGTACTAACCGGGGCACTCGCCAAATCCGGGTAAAATTGCTTATGCGCGAAATAAATCCATGTGTTTCAATGAGTTACAGGATATGGCGTGATGGACTTGGCAAACTGCCAAGATGCCGTGCCAATAACTTTACAAAGAATCCTTTGAAAAGTATTCTCCATGACTCAGGTTTTGTAGCAAATGTTCCGTAGCGAAGGTCGGACAGGTTTCAACGCAGCATGACCGAGTTGCGATGCGTTTTGTACCCAACCTAGGATGTTCCTCGCCGCTGGTTTCCTGTATGTCGTCTGGAAGGCACTGGATCCGCACCTTCCGTACCGGACCCGAATAAGGATTTCGCCCATGCGACAGAATTTTCTTGACCCGAAGAAAAAAGATCTAGGGATAGATACGATACGTGGCCTGGCCTTGTTTCTCATGGTCGCCGGTCACGTGATTGGCGACTCGATGAACACGGGTATGCGGGTCGCCGACGATTCCACGTTGCGTTACCTCTATGAGTCGCTGATTTATGTGCGGATGCCGCTGTTCACGGCGATTTCCGGCTTTGTCTACGCAATGCGCCCGGTGGGCACGACAAGTTCCTTGTCGGTGTTCTTCCAGGGCAAGTTCCGCCGCATTGCCGTACCGATGCTGGTGGTCTCGACGCTGTTCTTCATCTCCCAAGCCTTGGTGCCCAACACCAATAACCCGCCGCGCTGGGCCGATATGTACCATATCTACCTGTTCGGCTACGCCCACTTCTGGTTCCTGCAGTCGATTCTCTGCATCTTTGCATTGATTGCCGTACTGGAAAAAGCCGGGCTTTTGCGCTCATTGGGCCAATTCCTGGTGGTGAGCGCAGTGGCACTCGTGGCCTCATACAACTACGACGAGTTCCCCGAGTTGTTCAGCCTGGATCGCGCAGCGCATCTGTTGCCCTTCTTCCTGCTCGGGCTGGGCGTGTTCCGCTTTCGTGAAGTGTTCGTCACCACGGTGGGGCAATGGCTGGTGGGCGGTGTGCTGCTGGCCATGGTCACCCTCGACCAGGGCTACCTGCTTGGCCGCCTGAGCTTCAGCGACCCGGAGTTGCAGGTAATGGGCCTGATCATGGGCCTGACGGCCATCTACACGCTGATCACCCAGCGGCGCTACTTCGCCCCCCTTGCCTGGCTGGGCGGACACTCCTTCGAGATCTACCTGTTCCACGTGTTCGGCACGGCCGGTGGGCGCATGCTGCTCAACAAGCTGAACATCCACTCGACCGGGCTGACCTTCCTGGTCAGTATGACCTTCGGCCTGGTGCTGCCGGTGCTGCTGAAGAAAGCGGTCGGGCGCATGAGCCTGCTCAACCTTGCCCTGTTCGGCACCGAGGTGCAGAAATCGCGCCCGCTCAAGGTTGCCGTGACCTGAGTGCCTCGTTGCCTTCGAGCCAGACCAGGGTCTGCTCGAAGGCGACCGGCCTGGAAAACAGGAAGCCCTGCACCCAGGTGCAGCCCAGGCTGCGCAACGCCTCCATCTCCGCCGCGGTTTCGACCCCTTCCACCACACAGTCCAGGGCCATGTCCTGGCTCAGTGCTACCAGCGATTTGACGATCTTGTAGCTGGCCGGCTTGCAGTGAATGTCGGTGACGAAGCTGCGGTCGATCTTCAACTTGGTCAGGGCGAGCGCGTGCAGCTGGCTCAGGCTCGAGTAGCCGGTGCCGAAATCGTCCAGGGAGATCCCGCACCCCAGGTCGCGAAACCGGGCGATGGCGCGCTGCACTTGCACAATGTCGTGCATGATCGCCGTCTCGGTGATTTCCAGGTCCAGGCGCGACGGATCGAACCCGCTGCCATCGATCACTTCGATGATCGACTGCACGCTGGCGCTGGAGGCGCAATCGTGGGCCGAAAGGTTGAACGCCAGGCGCACCTGCCCAGGCCACTGCCGCGCCGCCTGCAGCGCCTTGGTGAGCAAGGGCAAGGTCAGCTGGGTGATCATGCCGATGTGTTCGGCCACTGGAATGAAGCGCGCCGGCGACACCGGCCCCAGGTCCGGGCTGGTCCAGCGCGCCAGCGCTTCGAACGCCACGGTCTGGCCAGTCACGCAGTTGAGGATCGGCTGGAACAGCACATGGAACTCGGCATACAGATCGGCCTTGCGCAGGGCCTGCTCGGTCATCGCATCCCGGTGCAGCTGGGCGTGCTGCTCGGTGGAAAACAGGCACATGCCACCTTTGCTGTGGCGCTTGCTCTGGTACAAGGCGTAGTCGGCGAACTCATAGACCTCGGCGGCGCCCTTGGCCATGTCCGGGTAGGTGGCGATACCCAGGGAGGCGCCGATGCGAATCGGCACCTCCACCAGCATGAAGGCCTCCTGCAGCGCCAGGCAGACCGCCTCGCCGGTGCGGCGCAGGGCGTCATCGGGGCGGCCGTCGGTGATGATCAGGGCGAACTCGTCACCCCCCAGGCGGGCAATGTGGGTGTGCTCGTCGGCCAGGCGCAGCAGGCGCTGGCCCACCTGCACCAGCAGGCGGTCGCCGACGCTGTGGCCGTAGACATCGTTGACCGGCTTGAACCCGTCCAGGTCGAGAATCCCTACCGCCAGGCGTTGCTCCTGCCCCCGCGCACGTAGCAGGCAGGCGTCCAGGGTGCCGAAGAACTGTCGCCGATTGGGTAGCCCGGTGAGGCTGTCCTCGTTGGCCAGGCGCATGTTTTCATTGCTCAACCGCTCGGTGCGAGCCTGCATGTTGACCAAGGCGGTGAAGTCGCGGTAGTGGATCTGCAACACCACCAGCATGGCCCCCGAGACCAGCACGATATTGATCGCGGTGGCGATGAACACCGGATTGTGGGTCGAAGCGAAAAAGAGCACGAACGCGGTGTTGACCACCGCCGTGGTGATCAGCGCGGCGGTGCGCATGTGCATCAGGCAGAAGATGCAGACAATCACCGTGATGGCCATGAAAAACGCCACATGTCCCTGAGCGTAGCTGTTGCCATAGGGATACAGCGCCAGCGACCAGCCGGCGAAGCCTGCGGCGAACAACGGCGACAAGCGATTGGTGCGGGTCAAGGTGTGCAGAATCTGCGGCACCTCGGGCAGCACATGGCGGGTCCGCCACCACAGGTGCGCACGAGGCAGGCAGACCAGCGTGAGCAGCGCCGGAATGCCCACCGCCAGCCAGCCCGGCGCGGTGTCCAGGTGGGTCACCGCCAGCACCCAGGTGTTCACCAGCAGGATCAGGTACATCATCGGCAGCTGCCCGGCCAGGGCCCGGTACTGCGCCCTGAGCAACTCAGGGTTGTCGCCGGAAGGCGCCGTGAGCCGGCGAAATAGCTTGATCGGTCCTGCCATCATCTCGAGCGCCCCAGGCCGGCGAATCGTCCGCCGGTAGTCGCCGCCCGCAGCTGGCGTGCACGAGTGCGTACGCCGGCCACGAGCGAGCTTTGAATTCAATACGCTGTCTGTCGGCCATGCCCGGTATTTCTGAAGCCCGGGCAGGCGGATGGGCGACCTGCGGCGTTGCAGCTATAGCAAATAGCCATCACCTAAGTTAACCTCGCGTCGAGGCCACGGCACTTTTGTGAAAAAACGCTGTCGTGCGGGCGATTTGATTAAAGTTTGCACTGCCCGGGTCGATCAGATGGGAGCCGTACAAATCGCCATCATCCCCCGCCGGGCCATCCAGGGACCGCCACCATGCACGTGACCGTCAAAGAGTTAATGGCCAGCCCGCGGGCGTGGTTGAAGTTGTGCAGTCGCCGCACCGACCGCTACCCCTGGCTGTTCAGCATCCTGCGCGGCGGCGTGCTGCTGTGCGTGGCGGCCCTGCTGCAAGCCTGGTATTTCCAGCTGAGCATGCCGAGCCTGGACAGCATGGAGTCGACTCGCGCCCACACCCGCCTGGTGCGCACCTTGAACCCGCGCATCTACACCCTGGAGGTCATGGTCGGCGCGCACCGGGTGCCGCTCGGTGGCGCCTGCAGCGGCTTTCAACGCAGCGAATCGAACTTCACCGGCGACGAAGACGTACGGATGTGGCAGCACAATGGCAAAGTCTGGCAACTGACCAACCTGGCCGGCGAGGTCTACCGCCCCGCCACCGACGCCATGCCCTGCTCATTGACCAACACCCTGGAATGGGCCGATCGGCGCCCGGAGCTGGCCGGCTGGCTGGCGTTGCTGGGCGTGCTGGTGGCCCTCGGCGCCTGGTGGCGGATCAGCGCGCTGTATGGCCGCGAGCTCGCGGGCGCCAGCGGCGCCGGCAGCCAAGCCTGAGCGATGCTTACAGGCAGGTGGCGACGGCCGCCAGGCGGGTGTCGGTGACCGGGCTCGGCTGCGCCGGGCCGTAGAAGTCCAACGCTGCGCCAGTCCCCTGGGCACGTACATCGACGAAGTAGGCCGCTTCACGGGTATAGACGGTGAACACGCCGTCCTTGCCAGCGTGCAGATAGGCGTTGGCATCGATGCCGAACATCGGCTCACTCTGCCAGGAATATTCCACACACTCGGCCACCCGCTGCGCCGGTTTCTGGCTGGCCAGCACCTTGCTCGGGCCGGCGCTGCGCGCCGAGGTCATTGCCGAGCCGACACAACCGCCCAGCCCCAGGGAGCAGAACAGCAATGCCAGCGTGAGTTTGCAGGCGCAACGTGTAGACATGAGGGAAGTACCGTCGGGCAAAGCGCGAACTCTACCATTACTCACGGCCCGCTGCTGGACCGCCTGCCATCGCGGTTGGCGCGCATTTCGATACGCAGTTCGGCGATCAGATTGGACACCGCGCGGACATTGACCAGCGGTGCGGTGTTGATCCCGGTGGCCAGCAGATAGACCCGTTCGGTCTGTGCCCCAGCCACCTTGACGGTCATGAAGCCGTCCGCGCCGATCGTGCATTGGCATTGCAGTGGCACGAACGCGGATTCGATGATCTGACGCAATTGCAGATGTGAAATCATGTTGGCCCGGGACTGTTATCGTTATTCGCGAGTGTCGTCCGACGACTGCTCCACGCCGGTCCCAATAAATGAATGACCGACCTGGTGACTGGCGGTTCAAAAAACTGGCCGACGCTGCTGGGGCACATGAAGATTAGTGGCCATTGGGCGAGCACGCCTGTTCGAACCCGTACTTTTCCCCTATATTCGCGCCGCCACCGCCCCGGCATACGTAGAGGTCACGCGCTTTCATGTCCGAGCAGTTCGAAGTCCCCAGCCCCCATGAACATCATGTAGAACATGCACATGCCAGCGGCGACGGCTTCGCCAGCAAGATCGCCGTGATGACCGCGATCATGGCGACCCTGGGCGCCATGCTCAGCTACCAGGCCGGCTCCACGGAAAACGAAGCGGCCATGGACAAGAACAACGCGGCCATCGTCAAGACCGAAGCGTCGAACCAATGGAACTACTATCAGGCCAAGTCGAGTCGGCAGAACCTGGCCGAACTGGCGGTGCATATTCCAGGCGTCGATGCCGCGCACTATCAGGCCGAAGTCGAGCGCTACCGCAACGACAAGGAAGCGGCCCGCAAGAAAGCCGAGGACCTGGAGGCGCAGGCCCACGAATGGGACGAGAAGTCCGAACACATCCTGCATTCGCATCACCGCTGGGCCCAGGCAATGATGGCGATCCAGGTGGCCATCTCGCTGGCCGCCATTACCCTGCTGACCCGCAAGCAATGGCTGGAAAAAGTCGCCTACGGCGCGGCCGGCCTGAGCCTGGTGCTGGGTGCCATGGCCTGGCTCCAGGCGTGAGGCACGTCTGATGGCGGCAGCCTCGCGCATCGCCGCGTTTGCCGCCCAGAGCCGGCGTGCCCTGGGCCTGGTGTGGAGCACTTCGCGCAGCCTGTCCATCGGCCTGGTGCTGGCCACGCTGCTGGCCGGCGTGCTGCCCGCCCTCGCTGCCTGGCTCGGCCAGCGCATTGTCGACGCCGTGCTCGCCGCCATGCAGCTGCACGCCGCCCAGGGCAGTGCGCCGCTGTGGCCGGTGCTGCGCTGGGTGCTGGCAGAGGCCGTGGTGCTGGCGTTACTGGCTGGCTGCCAGCGAGCGCTGTCGGTGCAGCAGGCGCTGCTGCGCGTGCAACTGGGGCAGAAGGTCAACCTGCTGATCCTGGAAAAGGCCCAGCAACTGTCCTTGCTGCAATTCGAGAACTCGGAGTTCTACGACCGCCTGGTGCGCGTGCGCCGCGAGGCCTCGACCCGACCCCTGGGCCTGGTGACCAAGAGCCTGGGGCTGGTGCAAAACCTGATTTCGCTGGTCAGCTTCGGCGTGCTGCTGGTGCACTTCTCGCCGTGGGCGCTGGCCATCCTGGTGGCCGGTGCGCTGCCGGTGTTCTTCGCCGAGGCGCATTTCTCCGGCGACGCCTTTCGCCTGTTCTCCCGGCGCGCCCCGGAGACTCGCCGGCAGACGTACATCGAGACCTTGCTATCCCATGAGGCCAACATCAAGGAGGTCAAGTTGTTCGGCTTCGCCGACCTGCTGCTGCGCCGTTACCGCGAGACCTTCGCACGGCTGTACGTCGAGGACCGCCGGCTGACCTTGCGCCGCGACAGCTGGGGGTTCGTCCTCGGCCTGCTGGGCACCTCGGCCTTCTACCTGGCCTACGCCTGGGTGGTACTGGATACCGTCAACGGACGCACCAGCCTGGGCCAGATGACCATGTACCTGGTGCTGTTCAAACAGGGCCAGGCCGCCATCAGCGCGAGCCTGTCGGCCATCGGCGGGCTGTACGAAGATGGCCTGTACCTGTCCGACCTGTACGAGTACCTGGGGCAACCGGTGGAGGCCAGCCAGGGCCACCTGACCGAGGGCCGTGTGCCCGGCGACGGCCTGCGCTGCGAAGGGGTCGGCTTCAGCTACCCGGGTGTCGGCCGCGCGGCGCTGGCCGACATCGACTTGCACCTGCGCCCCGGTGCCAGCCTGGCGCTGGTTGGCGAAAACGGTTCCGGCAAGACCACCCTGATCAAGCTCCTGACCCGCCTGTACCGGCCGGACCAGGGGCGCATCCTGCTCGATGGCAGCGACCTGCAGGAGTGGCGCGAGGATGCCCTGCGCGAACGGATCGGGGTGATTTTCCAGGACTTCCTGCGCTATCAATTCGCCGTCGGCGAAAACCTCGGCGTCGGCGACGTGCGCGCCTTCGACGACCAGGCCCGCTGGCGGGAAGCGGCGCGCCTGGGCACCGCCGCCGAGTTCATCGATGACCTCGAACAGGGCTACGCCACTCAGCTGGGTCGCTGGTTCGCCGGTGGCCAGGAGCTGTCGGGCGGGCAATGGCAGAAGATCGCCTTGTCGCGGGCCTACATGCGCCGCGACGCCGACCTGCTGATTCTCGACGAACCCACGGCCGCTCTCGATGCCAGTGCCGAAGCGGCGGTGTTCGAACACTTCCGCGCCCACGCCCAAGGGCGCATGACGCTGCTGATCTCTCATCGTTTCTCCAGCGTCCGCAGCGCCGAGCACATCATCGTGCTCGACCACGGACGCATACTCGAGCGCGGCGACCATGCCAGCCTGATGGCCGATGGCGGGCGCTATGCGCAGCTGTTCGACCTGCAGGCGCGGGGATATCGGTAGCGCGGGAAATGGATTGAGCGACCTGCCCGCTCTCGAATAAACCGCCGAAGCGGCTGGCAGGTCAGTGAAAATTGCCTATCGTTGGGGTATCCCGCCGAAGTCAAGGATTCACCATGGATATCGAAAAGCTCTTTGCCGATCTGCACAGCCTGCCCAGCATACCCAAGGTCGCCCAGGATCTGATCCAGCAATTCGACAACCCTTCATCCAGCCTGGAAAGCGTGGCGCGCAACATCGAGAAAGACCCGGTGATCGCCGCGAAGATTCTTCGGCTGGCCAACTCGGCTCGCTTTCGTGGCTCGCGCGAGTCGCTGAGCATCGAAGACGCGGCCATGCGCCTGGGTTTCAATACCTTGCGCACCCTGGTGCTGGCCTCCGCCGTCACCGGCGCATTCAAGACCGACCCCTCCTTCGACCTCAAGGGTTTCTGGTTGAAAAGTTTCCAGGTCGCCGGCATCGCCCGAGCCATCGCCAGGCAGACCGGGCTGGACGCGGAAATCGCGTTCACCTGCGGGGTGATGCACAACATTGGCGAACTGTTGATCCAGACCGCCGCGCCGCATCTGGCCGGGCAGCTCAATTCGGCGAGCGGGAGTCAGTCGGCCGGTGGCCACGCCGCCCATGAAACCCTGCAGCTGGGCTTTGGCTATCCCGAAGTAGGCGCCGAACTGGCGCGCCGCTGGAACCTGCCAGCGCTGATCCAGCATGCCATCGCCTTTCAGAACAACCCCATGCAGGCGCCCAATGCGGCACCGTTGCCGCGGGTCCTGGCGCAGTCGATCACCGTCTCCGAAGCACTGCAGGCCCATGGCGGTGCCACGCCCGAGGCGCGCCAGGCGATCAGCGGGCCGCTGTACGACGGGGTGGACCTGGACCTGCTGTTCCAGGCGCTGCCCGCCATACTGGAGGCAGACAAGGCGTTCGCCGAGCAACTGACCTGATGCCAACCTGAACACGCGCAGGGGGCCTGCGGGCCCCCTCCCCGACTCCGCTAGCCTTGCGTCCAGTCTTGCACCTGCACCCCCGGCACCCTGCCGAACGCCTGGTCGTTGCTGACCAGCACCTTGTCGGTGGCCGCCGCGTGCGCAGCGATCATCAGGTCCAGGTTACCCAGGCATTGGCCGGAGCGCTCCAGCGTGGCGCGCATGGCGCCATAGTGGCTGGCGGCGCGGCGATCCCAGGGATCGACGTCGACCCGGAGCAGGAACTGCTTGACCAGGTGATGCAGCTTCACCGCCTCCGGGCGCTTGGCCAGGCCGAACAGTAGCTCACCCTCGGTGACCGCCGAAATACTCAGCTGCGCCATGGGCACCGCCAGCAGGCGTTGTCGCACGGCTGCTGAAGTGCCTTTGAGAATATGGCTGACGGTGTTGGTGTCGAGCATGTAACGCATGGCTGATTCCTTTCATGGGCGCTGACGCTTCAGAGCGGGTCGCGCTCCTGGGGCAGCACGTCGCCCCGGTCACGGAGGAAATCGTCCGGGACTTCCACGTCCTTGAGTAAAGCAAAGAAATCGTCCCAGCCCGCCGGCTTGCGCGACAGGATGACGTCGCCGTTCTCGGGATCCTGGCGCACGAACACCTCGTCGCCGTCGAAACGCAGCGACGCCGGCAGGCGCACCGCTTGACTGCGACCATTGGAAAACAGCTTGGCAACCATCGGCACAGGCGTAGGCATGGGAGGCTCCGGCGATGAAGAGAAATTTAAAACCGCGAATCGATGCTCTGACGATACCCGTTTGGGGCGGTATATATCAAGGTCTATTACAGTCATACCTGGATGCAAAAGAGGCTGCGGAATATCGTTAGCCTGCTTACGAAAGCCCCGTACTACAAGGGTTGTGGCGATCTCATATCATTCCGGGTGATAGTTATCTTCGGGTTGTTCGATTCGTTGTTGGAAGGTCGCGCGCAGAGAATCCGTCCATTCTCGATAACTGGTGGACGAGCCCATGGAACAGTCAATTAAATCTTTTCGTTTTCCGCTGGCGGTGCTCGCTGTGGTGGTGATGAGTGCGTGCGGCAAGGCCGCACCGGTCGCCAGCGCCCCGCCAGCACCCAAGGTCAGCGTGGCCAAGGTGCTGGAGCAGCCCGTTACCGAATGGGATGAGGTCACCGGCCGCCTCGAGGCGCCGGAAACGGTGCAGGTGCGCCCGCGGGTGTCGGGGCAGATCGACCGGGTGGCCTTCCTCGATGGCGCCATGGTGAAGAAAGGCGACCTGCTGTTCCAGATCGACCCCCGCCCGTTCGAAGCCGAAGTGCATCGCCTCGAAGCGCAGCTGCAGCAGGTCAAGGCCACGGTGATCCGCGCCGAAAGCGAAGCCCAGCGCGGCGAACGCCTGCGCAGCGCCAATGCGATCTCCGCCGAGCTTGCCGAAACTCGCACCACCACCGCCCAGGAAGCCCGCGCCGGGGTCGCCGCGATCCAGGCCCAGCTGGACCTGGCGCGCTTGAACCTGAGCTTCACCCACGTCACCGCGCCGATCTCCGGCCGCGTCAGCCGTGCCGAGATCACCGCTGGCAACCTGGTCACGGCCGATACCACGACGCTGACCTCGGTGGTCTCCACCGACAAGGTCTACGCCTACTTCGACGCCGACGAGCGCGTGTTCCTCAAGTACAACCAGCTCGCCCGCGACGGCCAGCGCAGCCAGAACACCCCGGTGTACATGGGCCTGTCCAACGAGGACGACAACAAGCACCTGGGCCAGATGAACTTCGTCGACAACCAGGTCAACCCCAATACCGGCACCATCCGCGGCCGCGCGGTGTTCGACAACAGCGACGGGCGCTACACGCCCGGCCTGTACGCGCGCCTCAAGCTGGTCGGCAGCGGCACCTACCAGGCCATGCTGATCAAGGACGAAGCGGTGGGTACCGACCTGGGCAAGAAGTTCGTGCTGGTGATGGACAAGGACAACAAGGCCGTTTACCGCAACGTCGAGCTGGGCCCCAAGCTGGAGGGGCTGCGCATCGTGCGCAGCGGCCTGAGCAAGGACGACACCATCGTCGTCAATGGCCTGCAGCGCGTGCGTCCAGGCTCGCAGGTCGACCCGCAGAGCACCGACATGGCCAGCCCTGCGACCCTCGCCGCCCTGGCCGAACAACGCCAGGCGCTGCAAGCCAGCAACCTGATTCCCGCCAAGCCAGCCCCGGCCGCCAAACTGGCCAGCGTTGCGACCGCACACGATTAAGGTACTCAAGCGATGAACTTCTCTCAATTCTTCATCAAGCGGCCGATCTTCGCCGCCGTGCTGTCGCTGCTGATCCTGATCGCCGGCGCCATTTCGCTGTTCCAGCTGCCGATCAGCGAATACCCCGAAGTGGTACCGCCGACCGTGGTGGTGCGC includes these proteins:
- a CDS encoding putative bifunctional diguanylate cyclase/phosphodiesterase, which gives rise to MMAGPIKLFRRLTAPSGDNPELLRAQYRALAGQLPMMYLILLVNTWVLAVTHLDTAPGWLAVGIPALLTLVCLPRAHLWWRTRHVLPEVPQILHTLTRTNRLSPLFAAGFAGWSLALYPYGNSYAQGHVAFFMAITVIVCIFCLMHMRTAALITTAVVNTAFVLFFASTHNPVFIATAINIVLVSGAMLVVLQIHYRDFTALVNMQARTERLSNENMRLANEDSLTGLPNRRQFFGTLDACLLRARGQEQRLAVGILDLDGFKPVNDVYGHSVGDRLLVQVGQRLLRLADEHTHIARLGGDEFALIITDGRPDDALRRTGEAVCLALQEAFMLVEVPIRIGASLGIATYPDMAKGAAEVYEFADYALYQSKRHSKGGMCLFSTEQHAQLHRDAMTEQALRKADLYAEFHVLFQPILNCVTGQTVAFEALARWTSPDLGPVSPARFIPVAEHIGMITQLTLPLLTKALQAARQWPGQVRLAFNLSAHDCASSASVQSIIEVIDGSGFDPSRLDLEITETAIMHDIVQVQRAIARFRDLGCGISLDDFGTGYSSLSQLHALALTKLKIDRSFVTDIHCKPASYKIVKSLVALSQDMALDCVVEGVETAAEMEALRSLGCTWVQGFLFSRPVAFEQTLVWLEGNEALRSRQP
- a CDS encoding ABC transporter ATP-binding protein; protein product: MAAASRIAAFAAQSRRALGLVWSTSRSLSIGLVLATLLAGVLPALAAWLGQRIVDAVLAAMQLHAAQGSAPLWPVLRWVLAEAVVLALLAGCQRALSVQQALLRVQLGQKVNLLILEKAQQLSLLQFENSEFYDRLVRVRREASTRPLGLVTKSLGLVQNLISLVSFGVLLVHFSPWALAILVAGALPVFFAEAHFSGDAFRLFSRRAPETRRQTYIETLLSHEANIKEVKLFGFADLLLRRYRETFARLYVEDRRLTLRRDSWGFVLGLLGTSAFYLAYAWVVLDTVNGRTSLGQMTMYLVLFKQGQAAISASLSAIGGLYEDGLYLSDLYEYLGQPVEASQGHLTEGRVPGDGLRCEGVGFSYPGVGRAALADIDLHLRPGASLALVGENGSGKTTLIKLLTRLYRPDQGRILLDGSDLQEWREDALRERIGVIFQDFLRYQFAVGENLGVGDVRAFDDQARWREAARLGTAAEFIDDLEQGYATQLGRWFAGGQELSGGQWQKIALSRAYMRRDADLLILDEPTAALDASAEAAVFEHFRAHAQGRMTLLISHRFSSVRSAEHIIVLDHGRILERGDHASLMADGGRYAQLFDLQARGYR
- the mexE gene encoding multidrug efflux RND transporter periplasmic adaptor subunit MexE; the protein is MEQSIKSFRFPLAVLAVVVMSACGKAAPVASAPPAPKVSVAKVLEQPVTEWDEVTGRLEAPETVQVRPRVSGQIDRVAFLDGAMVKKGDLLFQIDPRPFEAEVHRLEAQLQQVKATVIRAESEAQRGERLRSANAISAELAETRTTTAQEARAGVAAIQAQLDLARLNLSFTHVTAPISGRVSRAEITAGNLVTADTTTLTSVVSTDKVYAYFDADERVFLKYNQLARDGQRSQNTPVYMGLSNEDDNKHLGQMNFVDNQVNPNTGTIRGRAVFDNSDGRYTPGLYARLKLVGSGTYQAMLIKDEAVGTDLGKKFVLVMDKDNKAVYRNVELGPKLEGLRIVRSGLSKDDTIVVNGLQRVRPGSQVDPQSTDMASPATLAALAEQRQALQASNLIPAKPAPAAKLASVATAHD
- a CDS encoding DUF4337 domain-containing protein, which translates into the protein MSEQFEVPSPHEHHVEHAHASGDGFASKIAVMTAIMATLGAMLSYQAGSTENEAAMDKNNAAIVKTEASNQWNYYQAKSSRQNLAELAVHIPGVDAAHYQAEVERYRNDKEAARKKAEDLEAQAHEWDEKSEHILHSHHRWAQAMMAIQVAISLAAITLLTRKQWLEKVAYGAAGLSLVLGAMAWLQA
- a CDS encoding type II toxin-antitoxin system VapC family toxin: MRYMLDTNTVSHILKGTSAAVRQRLLAVPMAQLSISAVTEGELLFGLAKRPEAVKLHHLVKQFLLRVDVDPWDRRAASHYGAMRATLERSGQCLGNLDLMIAAHAAATDKVLVSNDQAFGRVPGVQVQDWTQG
- a CDS encoding acyltransferase, which produces MRQNFLDPKKKDLGIDTIRGLALFLMVAGHVIGDSMNTGMRVADDSTLRYLYESLIYVRMPLFTAISGFVYAMRPVGTTSSLSVFFQGKFRRIAVPMLVVSTLFFISQALVPNTNNPPRWADMYHIYLFGYAHFWFLQSILCIFALIAVLEKAGLLRSLGQFLVVSAVALVASYNYDEFPELFSLDRAAHLLPFFLLGLGVFRFREVFVTTVGQWLVGGVLLAMVTLDQGYLLGRLSFSDPELQVMGLIMGLTAIYTLITQRRYFAPLAWLGGHSFEIYLFHVFGTAGGRMLLNKLNIHSTGLTFLVSMTFGLVLPVLLKKAVGRMSLLNLALFGTEVQKSRPLKVAVT
- a CDS encoding DUF4124 domain-containing protein; the encoded protein is MFKILASLALVLGPSVMASADAFKCVDPQGHITFAQVPCPPEKGQASWAASTARTRLYSLTPEDDTPQKVNEKAIKILQSGYNVKYNYKVERIVTTEPPPPPKLENRPRPAYKACNSAENARYCND
- a CDS encoding DUF1652 domain-containing protein — translated: MISHLQLRQIIESAFVPLQCQCTIGADGFMTVKVAGAQTERVYLLATGINTAPLVNVRAVSNLIAELRIEMRANRDGRRSSSGP
- a CDS encoding type II toxin-antitoxin system VapB family antitoxin, which codes for MPTPVPMVAKLFSNGRSQAVRLPASLRFDGDEVFVRQDPENGDVILSRKPAGWDDFFALLKDVEVPDDFLRDRGDVLPQERDPL
- a CDS encoding HDOD domain-containing protein, giving the protein MDIEKLFADLHSLPSIPKVAQDLIQQFDNPSSSLESVARNIEKDPVIAAKILRLANSARFRGSRESLSIEDAAMRLGFNTLRTLVLASAVTGAFKTDPSFDLKGFWLKSFQVAGIARAIARQTGLDAEIAFTCGVMHNIGELLIQTAAPHLAGQLNSASGSQSAGGHAAHETLQLGFGYPEVGAELARRWNLPALIQHAIAFQNNPMQAPNAAPLPRVLAQSITVSEALQAHGGATPEARQAISGPLYDGVDLDLLFQALPAILEADKAFAEQLT